A genomic segment from Microcella flavibacter encodes:
- a CDS encoding shikimate kinase, producing MTAILLTGMSGTGKSTALAALADRGYECVDTDEGDWIEVVDGEPLWRIEAVDALLEHPRTGTLFVQGTVANQGELYDRFAAVVLLTAPKDVILQRLATRTTNDFGKTPEERERVLDDLEHVEPLLRRGASHVIDTDRPLADIVDELERISRETSGSAPDAPAE from the coding sequence ATGACCGCGATCCTCCTCACCGGCATGTCGGGCACGGGCAAGTCCACCGCCCTCGCCGCACTCGCCGACCGCGGGTACGAGTGCGTCGACACGGATGAGGGCGACTGGATCGAGGTGGTCGACGGCGAGCCGCTGTGGCGCATCGAGGCAGTGGATGCCCTGCTCGAGCATCCCCGCACCGGCACGCTCTTCGTGCAGGGCACCGTCGCCAACCAAGGCGAGCTCTACGACCGCTTCGCCGCCGTCGTGCTGCTGACCGCCCCGAAAGATGTCATCCTGCAGCGCCTCGCGACCCGCACCACCAACGACTTCGGCAAGACACCGGAAGAGCGGGAACGCGTTCTCGACGACCTCGAGCACGTCGAACCGCTGCTGCGCCGAGGCGCCTCGCACGTCATCGACACCGACCGTCCGCTCGCCGACATCGTCGACGAGCTCGAGCGCATCTCCCGCGAGACCAGCGGCAGCGCGCCCGACGCGCCCGCCGAGTAG
- a CDS encoding MFS transporter → MPVAHGRRRPEDLISSSTPDTPPDLQTTARRGHFVDLRPLSESPAFARMWIGATITGIGSQMTIVAVGLDIYARTSSTLAVSLVAAFALVPMVVFGLYGGVLADSFDRRKVALLSAIVAWVSTVALAGYAWVSALGLGAEELWPLYLLITLNTVASTMVGVARQAMVPRLVRRELLPAAGALGGISGGLMATVGPALAGVLVASVGVAWTYSIDAVLFIAAFIGLYTLPALRPEGTPGRPGLRSVIDGARFLREAPNIRASFLLDIFAMTFGNPRVLLPAIGAVLLGGGAVTVGVLTSATAVGALLLGLLSGQLGAVRRQGLGVGIGVAAYGATIVAFGAVLLWAQLVDADAGPALDDVFVPGLVAAVIVLALSGAADSVSMIYRNTMLQASVPDAMRGRLQGLFTVVVTGGPRIGDLYVGALSVLAMLWFPPLLGGVVIVVAAAVILRVQRGFREYDAENPQP, encoded by the coding sequence GTGCCCGTTGCGCACGGGCGCCGACGCCCGGAGGACCTCATCAGCTCGAGCACGCCCGACACCCCGCCCGACCTGCAGACGACTGCGCGGCGCGGGCATTTCGTCGACCTGCGTCCGCTGTCGGAGAGCCCCGCGTTCGCCCGCATGTGGATCGGTGCGACGATCACCGGCATCGGCAGCCAGATGACGATCGTCGCCGTGGGGCTCGACATCTACGCGCGCACGTCGTCGACCCTCGCGGTGTCGCTCGTGGCCGCGTTCGCGCTCGTGCCGATGGTCGTGTTCGGGCTGTACGGCGGGGTGCTCGCCGACTCGTTCGACCGCCGCAAGGTGGCGCTGCTGTCGGCGATCGTGGCGTGGGTGTCGACGGTGGCGCTCGCCGGCTACGCCTGGGTGAGCGCGCTCGGATTGGGTGCCGAAGAGCTATGGCCCTTGTACTTGCTGATCACGCTGAACACGGTGGCGTCGACGATGGTGGGCGTGGCGCGGCAGGCGATGGTGCCGCGGCTGGTGCGCCGCGAGCTGCTGCCGGCGGCGGGCGCGCTCGGCGGGATCAGCGGTGGCCTGATGGCGACGGTGGGGCCGGCACTCGCGGGCGTGCTGGTGGCCTCGGTCGGCGTCGCGTGGACGTACTCGATCGATGCGGTGCTGTTCATCGCGGCGTTCATCGGCCTGTACACGCTGCCGGCGCTGCGGCCGGAGGGCACGCCGGGGCGGCCGGGGCTGCGCTCGGTGATCGACGGCGCCCGCTTCCTGCGGGAGGCGCCGAACATCCGCGCCTCGTTCCTGCTCGACATCTTCGCGATGACGTTCGGCAATCCGCGGGTGCTGCTGCCGGCGATCGGCGCGGTGCTGCTCGGCGGCGGGGCGGTGACGGTGGGCGTGCTGACGTCGGCGACGGCGGTCGGCGCGCTGCTGCTGGGCCTGCTGTCGGGGCAGCTGGGCGCGGTGCGCCGACAGGGCCTGGGCGTGGGCATCGGCGTGGCGGCGTACGGGGCGACGATCGTCGCGTTCGGCGCGGTGCTGCTGTGGGCGCAGCTGGTGGATGCTGATGCCGGCCCGGCGCTCGACGACGTGTTCGTGCCGGGCCTGGTGGCGGCGGTCATCGTGCTCGCGCTTTCCGGAGCGGCCGACTCGGTGAGCATGATCTACCGCAACACGATGCTGCAGGCCTCCGTGCCCGACGCGATGCGCGGGCGCCTGCAGGGGCTGTTCACGGTCGTCGTGACGGGCGGGCCGCGCATCGGCGACCTGTACGTGGGGGCGTTGAGCGTGCTGGCGATGCTGTGGTTCCCGCCGCTGCTCGGCGGGGTCGTGATCGTGGTGGCGGCGGCGGTAATTCTTCGCGTTCAGCGGGGGTTCCGCGAATACGACGCGGAAAATCCGCAGCCGTAG
- a CDS encoding cysteine hydrolase family protein, giving the protein MWASIRAGRPALLVIDAQRGFADPSWGPRDNPAAEANIVALIDAWRAAGDPIVLVRHDSIDPDSPLRPGQAGNAFIDGVDGPHDLLVTKTVNSAFLGAPALDDWLRAAGIAEVTICGVTTNHCCETTARMAGNLGYATDFVIDATHTFDRAARDGSVVPASELSRITGVNLDGEFARVRTTAEVLGERAPRD; this is encoded by the coding sequence ATGTGGGCATCCATCCGTGCCGGACGACCGGCGCTGCTCGTCATCGACGCCCAGCGCGGATTCGCCGACCCGTCGTGGGGCCCGCGCGACAACCCCGCCGCCGAAGCCAACATCGTCGCCCTCATCGATGCCTGGCGCGCCGCCGGCGACCCCATCGTGCTCGTGCGGCACGACTCGATCGACCCCGACTCGCCCTTGCGCCCCGGCCAGGCGGGCAACGCCTTCATCGACGGCGTCGACGGCCCGCACGACCTGCTCGTCACCAAGACGGTCAACTCCGCCTTCCTCGGCGCGCCCGCCCTCGACGACTGGCTGCGGGCGGCGGGCATCGCCGAGGTCACGATCTGCGGCGTCACCACCAACCACTGCTGCGAGACCACCGCACGCATGGCCGGCAATCTCGGCTACGCCACCGACTTCGTCATCGACGCCACGCACACGTTCGACCGGGCGGCGCGGGACGGGTCGGTCGTGCCCGCCTCCGAGCTGAGCCGCATCACCGGCGTCAACCTCGACGGGGAGTTCGCCCGCGTGCGCACCACCGCCGAGGTGCTGGGCGAGCGCGCGCCGCGCGACTAG
- a CDS encoding SDR family oxidoreductase, giving the protein MARSALPLTVPDLSGRRIIVTGANSGLGFGLTGRLAAEGAHVIMAVRNEEKGRDARERLLAENPAAQLELQHLDLASLGSIRAFAEAQLAHGAPLDVLINNAGVMAPPERQSTDDGFELQFGSNHLGPFALTGHLLPLLKAAEAPRVVSTSSLAAWPGRIRFDDLQWQRSYSAWGAYAQSKLANLMFARELQRRSDAKRWNLRSIAAHPGGTATNLQVAGPRNGEPLDAKGEERMNRFMQPVAMGILPSLYAAVDAHAQPGAYYGPNGPLEVKGEPSIVRVPPQAKRRQTAVRLWEQSELLTGVAFS; this is encoded by the coding sequence ATGGCCCGTTCCGCACTCCCCCTGACCGTTCCCGATCTCTCCGGCCGCCGCATCATCGTCACCGGCGCCAACAGCGGCCTCGGCTTCGGCCTGACCGGCCGCCTCGCCGCCGAGGGGGCGCACGTCATCATGGCGGTGCGCAACGAGGAGAAGGGCCGGGATGCCCGCGAGCGCCTGCTCGCCGAGAACCCGGCCGCGCAGCTCGAGCTGCAGCACCTCGACCTCGCGAGCCTCGGCAGCATCCGCGCCTTCGCCGAGGCGCAGCTCGCCCACGGAGCCCCGCTCGACGTGCTCATCAACAACGCCGGCGTCATGGCACCGCCCGAGCGGCAGAGCACCGACGACGGCTTCGAGCTGCAGTTCGGCTCGAACCACCTCGGCCCCTTCGCCCTCACCGGGCACCTGCTGCCGCTGCTGAAGGCCGCCGAGGCCCCGCGCGTCGTCTCGACGAGCAGCCTCGCCGCGTGGCCGGGACGCATCCGGTTCGACGACCTGCAGTGGCAGCGCTCGTACTCGGCGTGGGGCGCCTACGCCCAGTCGAAGCTCGCGAACCTGATGTTCGCGCGCGAGCTGCAGCGCCGCTCCGACGCGAAGCGCTGGAACCTGCGCAGCATCGCCGCCCACCCGGGCGGCACCGCGACGAATCTGCAGGTGGCAGGCCCCCGCAACGGCGAGCCGCTCGACGCCAAGGGCGAGGAACGCATGAACCGCTTCATGCAGCCCGTCGCGATGGGCATCCTGCCGTCGCTGTACGCGGCGGTGGATGCGCACGCCCAGCCGGGCGCCTACTACGGGCCGAACGGCCCGCTCGAGGTCAAGGGCGAGCCGTCGATCGTGCGCGTTCCCCCGCAGGCGAAGCGCCGGCAGACTGCGGTTCGGCTCTGGGAGCAGAGCGAGCTGCTCACCGGGGTGGCGTTCTCGTAG
- a CDS encoding type 1 glutamine amidotransferase domain-containing protein: MTYDITGKTVAFLLTDGYEDSELTAPWAAVTEAGGTAVLVSPAEGAIEGKNGHTQPVDQHIARADAAAFDALMLPGGVVNADHLRMDADSVAFAKAFFTAGKPVGVICHAAWTLIEADVVKGRELTSYPSLKTDLINAGADWVDEEVVTDQGLVSSRTPDDLPAFCAKLVEEIFEGEHAGQHA; encoded by the coding sequence ATGACCTACGACATCACCGGCAAGACCGTCGCCTTCCTGCTGACGGACGGCTACGAGGACAGCGAGCTCACGGCGCCCTGGGCCGCCGTCACCGAGGCGGGCGGCACCGCCGTGCTCGTCTCCCCCGCCGAGGGGGCGATCGAGGGCAAGAACGGCCACACGCAGCCGGTAGACCAGCACATCGCCCGCGCCGACGCCGCGGCCTTCGACGCGCTCATGCTGCCGGGCGGCGTCGTCAACGCCGACCACCTGCGCATGGACGCCGACTCCGTCGCCTTCGCGAAGGCCTTCTTCACGGCCGGCAAGCCCGTGGGCGTCATCTGCCACGCGGCGTGGACTCTCATCGAGGCAGACGTCGTGAAGGGCCGCGAGCTCACCAGCTACCCGAGCCTCAAGACCGATCTCATCAACGCCGGCGCCGACTGGGTCGACGAGGAGGTCGTCACCGACCAGGGGCTCGTCTCGAGCCGCACCCCCGACGACCTGCCCGCGTTCTGCGCGAAGCTCGTCGAGGAGATCTTCGAGGGCGAGCACGCGGGGCAGCACGCCTGA
- a CDS encoding YidC/Oxa1 family membrane protein insertase has protein sequence MDVFSFPPIAFLLTLLAGALDALSLPLDPLLGSAAAAGGVVLLTLIVRTLLLPVAVAQVRAEGARRRLAPALAEIRRRWKGDPQRLQAKTMELYREAGVSPIAGIGSALLQAPIVSLVYALFIAQRIGGEPNALLAEALLGVPLGRPLGAAALAGDGGGLLLAGAVVVLLVIAGLATRAMMLRMQLPTSADQPGMPPGLLRALGWLPLITAPVALIVPLAAALYLVTTTLWTLAERPLLRRLLWSEAERHPRGIDGP, from the coding sequence TTGGACGTCTTCTCCTTCCCCCCGATCGCCTTCCTGCTCACCCTGCTCGCCGGCGCGCTCGACGCGCTCTCCCTCCCGCTCGACCCGCTCCTCGGCTCCGCCGCCGCGGCCGGCGGGGTCGTGCTGCTCACGCTCATCGTGCGCACCCTGCTGCTGCCCGTCGCCGTCGCCCAGGTGCGCGCCGAGGGGGCCCGTCGCCGGCTCGCCCCGGCGCTCGCCGAGATCCGTCGCCGCTGGAAGGGCGACCCGCAGCGGCTGCAGGCGAAGACGATGGAGCTGTACCGCGAGGCCGGGGTCTCGCCCATCGCCGGCATCGGCTCGGCGCTGCTGCAGGCGCCGATCGTCTCGCTCGTCTACGCGCTCTTCATCGCGCAGCGCATCGGCGGCGAGCCGAACGCGCTGCTCGCCGAGGCGCTGCTCGGCGTGCCGCTCGGCCGGCCCCTCGGAGCGGCGGCGCTCGCCGGCGACGGGGGAGGGCTGCTGCTCGCCGGCGCGGTCGTCGTGCTGCTCGTCATCGCCGGCCTCGCCACGCGCGCGATGATGCTGCGGATGCAGCTGCCGACCTCCGCGGATCAGCCGGGCATGCCGCCCGGCCTGCTGCGCGCCCTCGGCTGGCTGCCGCTCATCACGGCGCCCGTCGCGCTCATCGTGCCGCTCGCCGCCGCGCTGTACCTCGTCACGACGACCCTGTGGACGCTCGCCGAGCGCCCGCTGCTGCGCCGTCTGCTGTGGAGCGAGGCGGAGCGGCACCCGCGCGGCATCGACGGCCCGTGA
- a CDS encoding NYN domain-containing protein codes for MADSSETRSYENRVAVYIDFDNIVISRYDQVHGRGAWRKDNVYRLGPGLTGATDEQREKIRAATVDISAILDYASSFGTIVVSRAYADWSVGVNASYQGQLTERAVDLTQLFPSTKQMKNGADIRLAVDVMEDLFRLTDLTHVLIAAGDSDYIPLAQRSKRLGRYVVGVGVAGGTSKSLAAACNEFADYDSMPGIRPASAISPKRDAPAAAATASEPDAPADAEPDAKAAARSVEVAFVAPPTVKRRASSKAGPTIPGAIGDPVQDAATALLLRALRLSHEKDDDADWLHNSEVKKQMVRLDPAFNEKVLGFRSFSDFVKSRGAIAELDEDSQSRRMRLAI; via the coding sequence ATGGCCGACAGCAGCGAGACGCGCAGCTACGAGAACCGCGTCGCCGTCTACATCGACTTCGACAACATCGTCATCTCGCGCTACGACCAGGTGCACGGTCGCGGCGCCTGGCGCAAGGACAACGTCTACCGCCTCGGCCCCGGGCTGACGGGGGCGACCGACGAGCAGCGCGAGAAGATCCGCGCGGCCACCGTCGACATCTCGGCGATCCTCGACTACGCCAGCTCGTTCGGCACGATCGTCGTCAGCCGCGCCTACGCCGACTGGTCGGTGGGCGTCAACGCGAGCTACCAGGGTCAGCTGACCGAGCGCGCGGTCGACCTCACCCAGCTCTTCCCCTCCACCAAGCAGATGAAGAACGGGGCCGACATCCGCCTCGCGGTCGACGTCATGGAGGACCTGTTCCGCCTCACCGACCTCACCCACGTGCTCATCGCCGCGGGCGACAGCGACTACATCCCGCTCGCGCAGCGCAGCAAGCGGCTCGGCCGGTACGTGGTGGGCGTCGGGGTCGCGGGCGGCACGAGCAAGTCGCTCGCCGCGGCGTGCAACGAGTTCGCCGACTACGACTCGATGCCGGGCATCCGCCCTGCGTCGGCCATCTCCCCCAAGCGGGATGCCCCGGCCGCCGCCGCGACCGCGAGCGAGCCCGACGCGCCGGCCGATGCCGAGCCCGACGCGAAGGCCGCCGCGCGCTCGGTCGAGGTCGCCTTCGTCGCGCCGCCGACGGTGAAGCGCCGCGCCTCCTCCAAGGCCGGCCCGACCATCCCGGGCGCGATCGGCGACCCCGTGCAGGATGCCGCCACCGCGCTGCTGCTGCGCGCCCTGCGACTCAGCCACGAGAAGGACGACGACGCCGACTGGCTGCACAACTCGGAGGTCAAGAAGCAGATGGTGCGCCTCGATCCGGCCTTCAACGAGAAGGTGCTCGGGTTCCGGTCGTTCAGCGACTTCGTGAAGTCGCGCGGCGCGATCGCCGAGCTCGACGAGGACTCGCAGAGCCGCCGCATGCGGCTCGCGATCTAG
- a CDS encoding luciferase domain-containing protein, which translates to MTDTMSNATTGALLPRVGPLPRLDQDGPHWQREQCAAPALWVATWDALRDIPGVIIGPSSMAEPDARAVLVPQVTNPVEGTSFSPVGAPLEPAHLHGPRDTSLHVVLPRSRGAEVVENGWGVPCPYGRYGTELILFAPRDEVELSVVVGLAREGVLWALRENAVTTFRRPVLETRFAL; encoded by the coding sequence ATGACCGACACCATGTCGAATGCGACGACGGGGGCTCTGCTCCCCCGCGTCGGCCCCCTCCCGCGGCTCGACCAGGACGGCCCGCACTGGCAGCGCGAGCAGTGCGCCGCACCCGCGCTCTGGGTCGCGACCTGGGACGCCCTGCGCGACATCCCCGGCGTCATCATCGGCCCGAGCAGCATGGCCGAGCCGGATGCGCGGGCGGTGCTCGTGCCGCAGGTGACGAACCCCGTCGAGGGCACCTCGTTCTCGCCGGTCGGCGCGCCGCTCGAGCCCGCTCACCTGCACGGCCCGCGCGATACGAGCCTGCACGTCGTGCTGCCGCGCTCCCGCGGCGCCGAGGTCGTCGAGAACGGCTGGGGAGTGCCCTGCCCCTACGGCCGGTACGGCACCGAGCTCATCCTCTTCGCCCCGCGCGACGAGGTCGAGCTCTCGGTCGTCGTGGGCCTGGCGCGCGAGGGCGTGCTCTGGGCGCTGCGCGAGAACGCGGTCACGACGTTCCGGCGGCCGGTGCTCGAGACCCGCTTCGCCCTCTAG
- a CDS encoding DUF7882 family protein: protein MGSLIYGSPSLEIAFDDRVLAHVQIVMATKLRRGENFFFSWRENGGVGRNSIWIDSSIPLYFRYSGSRHPEIDRDWLEQLAVLASSSQGLDLTDETRLGSMAPPGQAKLAR from the coding sequence ATGGGATCGCTGATCTACGGCTCGCCCTCGCTCGAGATCGCCTTCGACGACCGCGTGCTCGCGCACGTGCAGATCGTGATGGCCACGAAGCTGCGGCGCGGCGAGAACTTCTTCTTCAGCTGGCGCGAGAACGGCGGCGTCGGCCGCAACTCGATCTGGATCGACTCGTCGATCCCTCTCTACTTCCGCTACAGCGGCAGCCGCCATCCCGAGATCGACCGCGATTGGCTCGAGCAGCTGGCCGTGCTCGCGTCGAGCTCGCAGGGGCTCGATCTGACCGATGAGACCCGGCTGGGGTCGATGGCGCCCCCCGGTCAGGCGAAGCTCGCGCGCTGA
- a CDS encoding FBP domain-containing protein: MKPLTAEQIRSSIVNASAAEIERMQLPGLHEMVWEEREFLGWRDPQGSQRGYIVAWVGDRPVGMMVRAASNSLRPGIGAICSLCHTPQPATQVLMFSAARGGESGREGNSIGTYICADLACPIMIRIFPGQSEMLLMRDELIARRSAGLQQRVGRFTERILETA; encoded by the coding sequence ATGAAACCGCTGACCGCCGAGCAGATCCGCTCCTCCATCGTCAACGCCTCCGCCGCGGAGATCGAGCGCATGCAGCTGCCCGGCCTGCACGAGATGGTGTGGGAGGAGCGCGAGTTCCTCGGCTGGCGCGACCCGCAGGGCTCGCAGCGCGGCTACATCGTCGCGTGGGTGGGCGACCGCCCCGTGGGCATGATGGTGCGCGCCGCATCCAACAGCCTGCGCCCCGGCATCGGGGCGATCTGCTCGCTCTGCCACACGCCGCAGCCGGCGACGCAGGTGCTGATGTTCTCCGCCGCCCGCGGCGGCGAGTCGGGTCGCGAGGGAAACTCGATCGGCACCTACATCTGCGCCGATCTGGCGTGCCCGATCATGATCCGCATCTTCCCCGGTCAGAGCGAGATGCTGCTCATGCGGGACGAGCTCATCGCGCGTCGCAGCGCGGGACTGCAGCAGCGGGTGGGCCGCTTCACCGAGCGGATCCTCGAGACGGCCTGA
- a CDS encoding Asp23/Gls24 family envelope stress response protein, giving the protein MRALSLDLVDDEASRLAMPADWIARVLDGLETDLRAGRDLPLSDSDPSVEITISEGAVRELVRAAGDGVPGVIVGRVQLDGDASAGEPVGVTVRISAALVRPLAELADSVRDAVTTALLTHTELAVTGIDIIVDDVHPVYTGIEHSTGSGTEEES; this is encoded by the coding sequence ATGCGGGCCCTCAGCCTCGACCTCGTCGACGACGAGGCCAGCAGGCTCGCGATGCCGGCCGACTGGATCGCCCGCGTGCTCGACGGCCTCGAGACCGACCTGCGCGCCGGCCGCGACCTGCCGCTCAGCGACAGCGACCCGAGCGTCGAGATCACCATCTCCGAGGGCGCCGTGCGCGAGCTCGTGCGGGCCGCGGGCGACGGCGTGCCCGGCGTCATCGTGGGGCGCGTGCAGCTCGACGGCGACGCGAGCGCCGGCGAGCCCGTGGGCGTGACCGTGCGCATCAGCGCCGCGCTCGTGCGGCCCCTCGCCGAGCTCGCCGACAGCGTGCGCGACGCGGTCACCACCGCGCTGCTCACCCACACCGAGCTCGCCGTGACCGGCATCGACATCATCGTCGACGACGTGCACCCCGTCTACACCGGCATCGAGCACAGCACCGGCAGCGGCACCGAGGAGGAATCATGA
- a CDS encoding fasciclin domain-containing protein has protein sequence MATIVETAVSAGSFTTLVAAVTAADLVDTLNSDGPFTVFAPTDEAFAALPEGTVEALLADIPKLTEILTFHVVAGAVHAADVTDGLAAATVNGKELHFSTTDGVTVNGAKVVTADIVCDNGVIHVIDAVLLP, from the coding sequence ATGGCCACCATCGTCGAAACCGCCGTCTCGGCCGGATCGTTCACCACCCTCGTCGCCGCCGTCACCGCCGCCGACCTCGTCGACACCCTCAACAGCGACGGCCCGTTCACGGTCTTCGCCCCGACCGACGAGGCCTTCGCGGCGCTGCCCGAGGGCACCGTCGAGGCGCTCCTCGCCGACATCCCCAAGCTCACCGAGATCCTCACCTTCCACGTCGTGGCCGGTGCGGTGCACGCCGCCGACGTGACCGACGGCCTCGCCGCCGCGACCGTCAACGGCAAGGAGCTGCACTTCTCGACCACCGACGGCGTGACCGTCAACGGTGCCAAGGTCGTCACGGCCGACATCGTGTGCGACAACGGCGTGATCCACGTCATCGACGCGGTGCTGCTGCCGTAG
- a CDS encoding YceI family protein, whose amino-acid sequence MTITAESIPGYVAGTWKLDPTHTEVGFTVRHLAISKVRGAFETVDGVVHAAENPLDSSVEVTIDVKSINTNNKDRDQHLRSNDFFAPDEFPTMTFRSTGIRVEGDALLLDGELTLRGVTKPVTLKGEFAGIAKDPWGATKAAANGTAVINRHDFGVSWNAPLEAGGFLLGDEVTITIDAQFALEA is encoded by the coding sequence ATGACCATCACCGCCGAGAGCATCCCCGGGTACGTCGCCGGAACCTGGAAGCTCGACCCCACCCACACCGAGGTCGGCTTCACCGTGCGCCACCTCGCCATCAGCAAGGTGCGCGGCGCCTTCGAGACCGTCGACGGCGTGGTGCACGCCGCCGAGAACCCCCTCGACTCCTCCGTCGAGGTCACGATCGACGTCAAGTCGATCAACACCAACAACAAGGACCGCGACCAGCACCTGCGCAGCAACGACTTCTTCGCGCCGGACGAGTTCCCGACGATGACGTTCCGCTCGACCGGCATCCGCGTCGAGGGCGACGCCCTGCTGCTCGACGGCGAGCTGACCCTGCGCGGCGTCACCAAGCCGGTCACCCTGAAGGGCGAGTTCGCCGGCATCGCGAAGGACCCGTGGGGCGCCACGAAGGCCGCCGCGAACGGCACCGCGGTCATCAACCGCCACGACTTCGGCGTCAGCTGGAACGCCCCGCTCGAGGCCGGCGGCTTCCTCCTCGGCGACGAGGTCACCATCACCATCGACGCCCAGTTCGCGCTCGAGGCCTGA
- a CDS encoding DUF7059 domain-containing protein, with protein sequence MISAPLDDPARALVDRLRDDLLAAEYTVDALRRLWGDEADAALARADRVPARRALAALDPAPAAAVLAALHVLGDPVDERDLARALPALGVAGAAELGLVAVVDGRVAPLLDLRPYAALDAGGAASWWIVSDLGERHHAGALPADHVLGVGGASLTLAGLIPTSAAERVLDLGTGCGIQSLHAARHADAVVATDLSERAVRLAAITLRLAGAEAVADRVALRQGDLYAPVAGERFDRIVSNPPFVITPRRDGVPLYEYRDGGRVGDGIVEEVVRGAAEHLVEGGTAHLLGNWEYRDALGGDGLVRVRRWAEEAGLDAWIVERERQSPAQYAETWIRDGGTLVGSDDFERLAGEWLDDFAARGVTGVGFGYVVLRRPRTGAPARLLRSERLPEPLGAAPTGIGDHLMAGIAAHDATAPLDDAALAELRLHVAGDVTEERHQWPGAEGPTVIRLRQGGGFGRTVDADAALAGLVGACDGELSVGRIIGALAALLEVDEASLSAELLPTVRELLLIGMLVLEP encoded by the coding sequence GTGATCTCCGCGCCGCTCGACGACCCCGCCCGCGCCCTCGTCGATCGCCTGCGCGACGACCTCCTCGCCGCCGAGTACACCGTCGACGCCCTGCGCCGCCTCTGGGGCGATGAGGCGGATGCCGCACTCGCGCGCGCGGACCGCGTTCCCGCCCGGCGGGCGCTCGCCGCCCTCGACCCCGCACCGGCCGCCGCGGTGCTCGCCGCCCTGCACGTGCTCGGCGATCCGGTCGACGAGCGGGATCTCGCCAGGGCGCTCCCCGCGCTCGGGGTCGCGGGTGCGGCCGAGCTCGGGCTCGTCGCCGTCGTCGACGGCCGGGTCGCGCCGCTGCTCGACCTGCGGCCGTACGCGGCGCTCGACGCGGGCGGCGCCGCCTCCTGGTGGATCGTCTCCGACCTCGGCGAACGGCACCATGCGGGGGCGCTGCCCGCCGACCACGTGCTGGGGGTCGGCGGCGCCTCGCTGACGCTCGCCGGGCTCATCCCGACCTCCGCGGCCGAGCGCGTGCTCGACCTCGGCACCGGCTGCGGCATCCAGTCGCTGCACGCCGCCCGCCATGCCGACGCGGTCGTCGCCACCGATCTCTCGGAGCGCGCGGTGCGGCTCGCCGCGATCACCCTGCGCCTCGCCGGTGCCGAGGCCGTCGCCGATCGGGTCGCGCTGCGGCAGGGCGACCTCTACGCGCCGGTCGCGGGCGAGCGCTTCGACCGCATCGTCTCGAACCCGCCCTTCGTCATCACCCCGCGCCGCGACGGTGTGCCGCTCTACGAGTACCGCGACGGCGGCCGCGTCGGCGACGGCATCGTCGAGGAGGTCGTGCGCGGCGCCGCCGAGCACCTCGTCGAGGGCGGCACCGCCCACCTGCTCGGCAACTGGGAGTACCGCGACGCGCTCGGCGGCGACGGGCTCGTACGCGTGCGGCGTTGGGCCGAGGAGGCGGGGCTCGACGCGTGGATCGTCGAGCGCGAGCGCCAGAGCCCGGCGCAGTACGCCGAGACGTGGATCCGCGACGGCGGCACCCTCGTCGGCAGCGACGACTTCGAGCGGTTGGCGGGGGAGTGGCTCGACGACTTCGCCGCCCGCGGCGTCACCGGCGTCGGCTTCGGCTACGTCGTGCTGCGCCGCCCGCGCACCGGGGCGCCCGCCCGGCTGCTGCGCAGCGAGCGCCTGCCCGAGCCGCTCGGCGCCGCCCCCACCGGCATCGGCGACCACCTCATGGCGGGCATCGCCGCGCACGACGCCACGGCGCCCCTCGACGACGCCGCGCTCGCCGAGCTGCGTCTGCACGTGGCCGGCGACGTCACCGAGGAGCGCCACCAGTGGCCCGGCGCGGAGGGGCCGACCGTGATCCGGCTGCGCCAGGGCGGCGGCTTCGGCCGCACCGTCGACGCGGACGCCGCGCTGGCCGGCCTCGTCGGCGCCTGCGACGGCGAGCTCTCGGTCGGGCGCATCATCGGCGCGCTCGCCGCCCTGCTCGAGGTCGACGAGGCCTCGCTCTCGGCCGAGCTGCTGCCGACCGTGCGCGAGCTGCTGCTGATCGGGATGCTCGTCCTCGAGCCCTGA